GGCTTGCCTTATGACCACCTTACAATCTGACAAACCCTCGAAGGTCCACGATCCGCGCCCCGGAAGTCTTCCCTTGATCGGCGGCGTGCTTTGTCTCGATTTCGTGAACACGGTATCCGGCCTCCGAGATGGCGAGCATGAGATCGAGCATTTGACCGCCTACGAGGATCTCATCGCCTGGGCCATGCATGCCGATGCTTTCTCATTCTCTGAGGCACAGGCCCTCTTGGCGCGCGGGCACGCGGATGGCCCGGGTGCTGTCAGGGCATTTCATCGCGCACTCGCCTTGCGGGATACCATTCACGATATCTTTGCGTCGATCGCGACACACGATCGCATCCCCGACGAGACGATGGAAAGCTTCAACGCAGCCCTCGCCGAAGCGCTGCGTCACGCGCGAATCCTCGCGGAGGATGGGCATTTCAAATGGGCATGGGACGACCTGAGCGCACGTCTCGAAGCGCCGCTCTGGCCGGTCTTGCGCTCGGCGGCGGATCTTCTGACCACGGGCAAGCTCGACCGCATCAAGCAGTGCCCCTTCCCCCATTGCGGCTGGCTGTTCGTCGATCTCAGCAAAAACAAGAGCAGGCGCTGGTGCGAGATGAGCGTGTGCGGCAACCGCACCAAGGCGCGCCGCCACTATATGAGGGAAAAGCGCGTCGGCGCTTGAGCGGCCTCAAGATCCGGATTTCGCAGCACCGAGCAAGATCGTCGGCCGTCGGTAGGCGACAAGGCCGCCGGGGCGCCAGACGATGATCGCGACCATGGCAAGGCCAAACACCAGCATGCGGTAATGGGCGAATTCGCGGCCGAGCTCGGGCAAAAAAACCAGCAGAATTGCCGCGGTCAATACCCCAATCTGGCTACCCATCCCCCCAAGCACGACAATCGCGAGCACGGTCGCGGACTCGGCGAAGGTGAAGCTTTGAGGGCTGATATAGCCTTGGCGTGCCGCGAAGAAACAGCCTGCAAAACCGCCGAATAGCGCCCCGATGCCAAACGCCGAGAGTTTCAGGTTCGTCGGATTGAGGCCGAGCGCGCGGCACGCATCCTCGTCTTCGCGAAGCGCCTCCCATGCGCGCCCAAGCGGCAGCCGCCGCACTCGCAAGGCGAACATATTGGTCAAAAGTGCCAGACCGAGGATCAGGTAAAACAACAGAATGAGACGAGACGGAACCCAATGCGCCGAATGCGCAACAGCGCCCGGCAACGTATCGAGGCCCCATCCGAAAAAAGTAGGATGCGGAATGTCGAGAATCCCGCCGGGGCCACCCGTGAAGCTCACCCAATTTAGAAGGATGATGC
This portion of the Alphaproteobacteria bacterium genome encodes:
- a CDS encoding ABATE domain-containing protein, whose translation is MTTLQSDKPSKVHDPRPGSLPLIGGVLCLDFVNTVSGLRDGEHEIEHLTAYEDLIAWAMHADAFSFSEAQALLARGHADGPGAVRAFHRALALRDTIHDIFASIATHDRIPDETMESFNAALAEALRHARILAEDGHFKWAWDDLSARLEAPLWPVLRSAADLLTTGKLDRIKQCPFPHCGWLFVDLSKNKSRRWCEMSVCGNRTKARRHYMREKRVGA
- the livM gene encoding high-affinity branched-chain amino acid ABC transporter permease LivM: MRAFGEAAMASAFAAFLALPILGVRVVTAIGAVTLIPRLHWVVVGSAVVFVGRLALSLVCSFGLPKRTILTTAVRTSRAAAETSERRRLIIGSALALLAAFLPLFPFSDSYMVDLAITVLIYAMLGWGLNIVVGLAGLLDLGYVAFYAVGAYTFALLSHYFGLNFWECLPLAGFVAATCGVILGFPVLSMRGDYLAIVTLGFGEIIRIILLNWVSFTGGPGGILDIPHPTFFGWGLDTLPGAVAHSAHWVPSRLILLFYLILGLALLTNMFALRVRRLPLGRAWEALREDEDACRALGLNPTNLKLSAFGIGALFGGFAGCFFAARQGYISPQSFTFAESATVLAIVVLGGMGSQIGVLTAAILLVFLPELGREFAHYRMLVFGLAMVAIIVWRPGGLVAYRRPTILLGAAKSGS